A genome region from Actinomycetota bacterium includes the following:
- a CDS encoding cytochrome c3 family protein encodes MKKLAFLIVLVVAFALMGGVALAETPHGPFDTNTAVCGACHRAHTSTAEYLLATPRVTTLCIGCHDGTGADTDVINGVYVVGGTETGPSGTGYNHADWGAQASPLLGGGFNQILAGVGASNTTSRHMQPTAIDVAKTTFPIQWGVGTTGPGASKLFLDCVDCHMPHRSPNYRMLRVKPTGYNGANLSVPEVTGRIVSSVGAYNPVSMPGRRYTEDSGMFNYTITATQSISKWCGTGCHDYYYRSAVRNDNGHIVTGASPSMQTRTVETYTANTTSIHVPDASLVPVGKRIRISGQWLNVTVSNTGTDILTVNPALTVSGTLFAGAVISIEGAGMEVYYDFNGDQVADPGFMHAIDVDLAYWPRNLGTSATKQNLAPNLGTSPNRRYANTMPVADTGATPGAYDESDSLTCLTCHRAHGTDAPMASGAALPARQLGGQGVASVNAPSGATVATNGSMLLRLENRAICQQCHEMPTGF; translated from the coding sequence TTGAAAAAGCTAGCTTTTCTAATTGTGCTGGTAGTCGCTTTCGCTCTGATGGGCGGGGTAGCTTTAGCTGAGACACCGCACGGACCGTTCGACACCAACACCGCGGTATGCGGCGCCTGTCACAGGGCCCACACTTCAACCGCCGAGTACCTTCTGGCTACTCCGCGGGTGACCACGTTGTGTATTGGTTGTCACGATGGTACGGGCGCGGACACTGATGTCATCAATGGTGTCTACGTCGTTGGGGGCACGGAGACCGGGCCTTCGGGAACCGGCTATAACCATGCTGACTGGGGCGCGCAGGCTTCACCGCTTTTGGGTGGTGGATTTAACCAGATCCTGGCCGGCGTTGGCGCTTCCAACACTACGTCAAGGCACATGCAGCCGACCGCGATCGACGTCGCGAAGACCACGTTCCCGATTCAGTGGGGCGTGGGCACGACTGGACCAGGGGCCAGCAAGTTGTTCCTGGACTGCGTTGACTGCCATATGCCTCACCGTAGCCCGAACTACCGGATGCTGCGCGTCAAGCCGACCGGCTATAATGGCGCTAACTTGAGCGTACCGGAGGTAACGGGACGCATCGTCTCCAGCGTAGGCGCTTACAATCCGGTTTCAATGCCGGGCCGTCGCTATACTGAGGACAGCGGTATGTTCAACTATACGATCACCGCGACACAGTCGATCAGCAAGTGGTGCGGCACGGGCTGCCACGATTACTACTATCGGAGCGCAGTCCGCAACGATAACGGCCACATCGTCACCGGGGCTTCACCGTCCATGCAGACCAGGACGGTTGAGACCTACACTGCCAATACGACGAGCATTCACGTCCCGGACGCGAGTCTAGTCCCGGTAGGTAAAAGGATCAGGATTTCCGGGCAGTGGCTTAACGTAACGGTTTCAAACACCGGCACGGACATTCTGACCGTGAACCCGGCTCTTACCGTTTCGGGTACGCTGTTCGCGGGCGCTGTGATTTCGATCGAGGGCGCTGGAATGGAGGTCTACTACGACTTCAACGGCGATCAGGTTGCCGATCCGGGCTTCATGCACGCGATCGACGTCGACCTGGCGTATTGGCCGCGGAACCTGGGCACCTCGGCGACGAAGCAGAACCTCGCTCCTAACCTTGGCACCAGCCCGAACAGGCGTTACGCTAACACGATGCCTGTAGCGGACACCGGCGCGACGCCAGGCGCTTACGACGAGTCAGACAGCTTAACCTGTCTGACTTGCCACAGGGCGCACGGTACGGACGCACCGATGGCGTCTGGAGCCGCGTTGCCCGCAAGGCAACTCGGCGGACAGGGCGTTGCTTCAGTTAACGCTCCGTCAGGCGCGACAGTCGCCACCAACGGCAGCATGCTGCTGAGGTTGGAGAACCGCGCAATCTGCCAGCAGTGTCACGAGATGCCGACCGGCTTCTAG